One segment of uncultured Propionivibrio sp. DNA contains the following:
- a CDS encoding multidrug effflux MFS transporter: MTPPAAGQSPAGIAVLLAALTAIGAFSVDAYLPSLHDIGDTFHASPIEVQQTLTAYLFMFSLMSLWHGAISDAIGRRRVILVSLVVFMLASIGCLFATRIEHLWLLRGVQGFSACAGAVVSRAIVRDIFVGPAAQRLMSHIAMMFAIAPAVAPVIGGQLQSAFGWHSIFIFLALMGGALWAACAWRLPETLPPAQRRSLHPIYLAKAYAKTLTSPAFLLATGSLACNFGGFFIYIMSAPTFLIHHLGLPETGFLWLFGPSMCGLVSGAWLSGRLAGRLSPKRTIALGYAVMTIAVILNLGVSFLLAPGLPWSVLPMPFYTLGMSLTMPSMSLLALDMFPRQRGLASSCQMFLQSLSNSVVAGVAAPAAWASTHSLAAAMGAFMAIGALCALLHFRCPHTPEH, encoded by the coding sequence ATGACTCCACCCGCCGCCGGCCAGTCGCCTGCCGGTATTGCCGTCCTGTTGGCCGCCCTGACCGCCATTGGCGCATTTTCCGTCGATGCCTACCTGCCCTCGCTGCACGACATCGGCGACACATTTCATGCGTCGCCGATCGAGGTGCAGCAGACGCTGACCGCCTATCTCTTCATGTTTTCCCTGATGTCGCTCTGGCACGGCGCCATTTCCGACGCCATCGGGCGGCGACGTGTCATTCTCGTTTCGCTCGTCGTGTTCATGCTCGCGTCGATCGGCTGCCTGTTCGCCACACGCATCGAACACCTCTGGCTGTTACGGGGCGTGCAAGGGTTTTCCGCCTGTGCTGGCGCTGTCGTCAGCCGCGCCATCGTTCGCGATATTTTCGTCGGACCGGCGGCACAGCGGCTGATGTCGCACATTGCCATGATGTTCGCCATCGCACCGGCCGTCGCACCGGTCATCGGTGGTCAATTGCAGAGCGCCTTCGGCTGGCACTCGATCTTCATTTTCCTCGCTCTCATGGGCGGGGCGCTCTGGGCCGCCTGCGCCTGGCGACTGCCGGAAACACTGCCGCCTGCCCAGCGCCGGTCACTGCACCCGATCTATCTCGCCAAGGCCTACGCAAAGACGCTGACCTCACCCGCCTTTCTGCTTGCCACCGGCTCACTCGCCTGCAACTTCGGCGGCTTTTTCATCTACATCATGTCGGCACCGACCTTCCTGATCCATCACCTGGGCTTACCCGAAACCGGCTTTCTCTGGCTCTTTGGCCCGTCGATGTGCGGGCTGGTTTCGGGCGCCTGGCTGTCCGGCCGCCTCGCCGGCCGCCTCTCGCCAAAGCGGACGATTGCGCTGGGCTACGCGGTCATGACGATTGCCGTCATCCTCAATCTCGGCGTGAGCTTCCTGCTCGCGCCGGGGCTACCCTGGAGCGTTCTGCCGATGCCGTTTTATACTTTGGGCATGTCACTGACGATGCCGAGCATGTCGCTGCTCGCCCTCGACATGTTTCCCAGGCAACGTGGACTGGCATCCTCTTGCCAGATGTTTCTGCAGTCCCTGTCAAACAGCGTGGTCGCCGGCGTCGCGGCACCCGCAGCATGGGCGTCCACCCACTCGCTGGCCGCCGCCATGGGGGCCTTCATGGCAATCGGCGCGTTATGCGCCCTCCTGCATTTCCGCTGCCCACACACACCGGAACACTGA
- a CDS encoding glycogen/starch/alpha-glucan phosphorylase: protein MKKQPSKSSKASADVQETKAIRNSMEAHLTYSISKYSALATTHDWYEIAARTARDRMAERWMETMQTYYRDDPKRVYYLSLEFLVGRTFSNAALNLELHNEFKQALYELGQNIESVSEMEFDAGLGNGGLGRLAACFLDSMATLELPCYGYGIRYEYGMFHQKIEDGQQVEHPDNWLRYGNPWEFPRPEVLYPVKFHGRVVQFTSEDGTLRHHWVDTEEIMAMAYDTPVPGFGGKTVNNMRLWAAKSSRDFDLRYFNQGDYIQAVADKNASENLSKVLYPNDSTEMGKELRLKQQYFFVSASLQDILYRYKKHHATWDELPNKVAIQLNDTHPAISIAELMRLLVDIHGLGWEHAWNLTTRTFSYTNHTLMPEALETWKVALFEAILPRHLEIIYAINFQFLRQVMHTFPGDNELLRRMSLIDENGDRRIRMAHLAIVGSHTVNGVAQLHTELMKSTIFSDFNRLWPGKILNMTNGITPRRWLNQANPALAGLIGENIGTGWVRNLDELQKLRPLAKDASFRKAFGAVKRANKERLAAMIQETLHIRVNPDSLFDIQIKRIHEYKRQLLNVLHVITLYNRIRLGTHPNTAPRTVIIGGKAAPGYVMAKRIIRLINNVAEIVNNDPLIGDRLKLLFIPNYNVSNAERIVPAADLSEQISTAGTEASGTGNMKLSLNGALTIGTLDGANIEIMEEVGEENFFLFGLTADEVARLRASGYNPWEYYHGNAELRQVLDMIASGYFSPDEPDRFQPIVDALLTHGDHYLLLADYASYVACQERVDALYCRPEEWLQKSILNVAGMGKFSSDRTIRQYAEQIWHVGRIPVC, encoded by the coding sequence ATGAAGAAGCAGCCATCCAAGTCGAGCAAGGCGTCAGCAGATGTTCAGGAAACAAAAGCGATCCGCAATTCGATGGAAGCGCACCTGACCTATTCCATCAGCAAGTATTCGGCGCTCGCAACAACGCATGACTGGTACGAAATCGCAGCGAGAACCGCGCGCGACCGGATGGCCGAACGCTGGATGGAGACGATGCAAACGTACTACCGCGATGACCCGAAACGCGTCTATTACCTGTCGCTCGAATTTCTCGTTGGCCGCACCTTCAGCAATGCGGCGCTCAATCTCGAACTGCACAACGAATTCAAGCAGGCGCTGTACGAGCTCGGTCAGAACATCGAATCCGTCAGCGAAATGGAATTCGACGCCGGCCTCGGCAATGGTGGCCTCGGGCGCCTCGCTGCCTGCTTCCTCGACTCGATGGCAACACTCGAACTTCCGTGTTATGGCTACGGCATACGATATGAATACGGCATGTTCCACCAGAAGATCGAGGACGGCCAGCAGGTCGAACATCCCGACAACTGGTTGCGCTACGGCAATCCCTGGGAATTCCCGCGTCCGGAAGTTCTGTATCCGGTCAAGTTCCACGGCCGCGTCGTCCAGTTCACCAGCGAAGACGGAACGCTCCGCCATCACTGGGTCGATACCGAAGAGATTATGGCTATGGCATACGACACGCCTGTGCCCGGATTCGGCGGCAAGACGGTCAACAACATGCGCTTATGGGCGGCCAAGTCGTCGCGCGATTTTGATCTGCGCTACTTCAACCAGGGCGATTACATTCAGGCGGTGGCCGACAAGAATGCCTCCGAGAACCTGTCGAAGGTACTCTACCCCAACGACTCGACCGAGATGGGCAAGGAGTTGCGCCTCAAGCAGCAGTATTTCTTCGTCAGCGCATCGCTCCAGGACATTCTCTACCGCTACAAGAAGCATCATGCCACCTGGGACGAACTGCCGAACAAAGTGGCGATCCAGCTCAACGACACTCACCCGGCGATCAGCATTGCCGAACTGATGCGCCTGCTCGTCGATATCCATGGCCTCGGCTGGGAGCATGCCTGGAACCTGACGACGCGGACCTTCTCCTATACAAACCACACCCTGATGCCGGAAGCGCTGGAAACATGGAAGGTCGCGCTGTTCGAGGCCATTCTGCCGCGCCACCTGGAGATCATCTACGCCATCAATTTCCAGTTTCTGCGCCAGGTCATGCACACCTTCCCCGGCGACAACGAACTGCTGCGGCGCATGTCGCTGATCGACGAAAACGGCGACCGCCGCATCCGCATGGCGCATCTGGCGATCGTCGGCAGCCACACGGTCAATGGCGTGGCGCAACTGCATACCGAGTTGATGAAGAGCACGATCTTCTCCGACTTCAACCGACTCTGGCCGGGCAAGATTCTCAACATGACCAACGGGATCACGCCGCGACGCTGGCTCAACCAGGCAAATCCGGCGCTGGCCGGACTGATCGGCGAGAACATCGGCACCGGCTGGGTCCGCAACCTCGACGAGCTGCAGAAACTGCGCCCCCTGGCCAAGGACGCGTCGTTCCGCAAGGCATTCGGCGCCGTCAAGCGTGCCAACAAGGAACGGCTCGCGGCGATGATCCAGGAAACGCTGCATATCCGCGTCAATCCGGATTCGCTGTTCGACATCCAGATCAAGCGCATCCACGAATACAAGCGGCAACTGCTCAACGTCTTGCATGTCATCACGCTCTACAACCGCATCCGGCTGGGCACGCACCCGAACACCGCGCCACGCACCGTCATCATCGGCGGCAAGGCAGCACCGGGCTATGTCATGGCCAAGCGCATCATCCGCCTGATCAACAATGTTGCCGAAATCGTCAACAACGATCCGCTGATCGGCGACCGCCTGAAGCTTCTGTTCATTCCGAACTACAACGTCTCCAATGCCGAACGCATCGTCCCGGCGGCCGATCTCTCCGAACAGATATCGACCGCCGGCACCGAAGCCTCCGGCACCGGCAACATGAAGCTCTCGCTCAACGGTGCGCTGACCATCGGAACGCTCGACGGCGCCAACATCGAGATCATGGAGGAAGTTGGCGAAGAGAACTTCTTCCTCTTCGGACTGACGGCCGACGAAGTCGCCCGCCTGCGCGCCAGCGGTTACAACCCGTGGGAGTATTACCACGGCAACGCCGAACTGCGGCAGGTGCTCGACATGATCGCTTCGGGCTATTTCTCGCCCGATGAGCCAGACCGCTTCCAGCCGATCGTCGACGCCCTGCTCACGCATGGCGACCACTATTTGCTGCTCGCCGATTATGCCTCCTACGTCGCCTGTCAGGAACGGGTCGATGCGCTTTACTGCCGCCCCGAAGAATGGCTGCAGAAGTCCATCCTCAATGTTGCCGGCATGGGCAAGTTCTCGAGCGACAGAACCATCCGGCAATATGCCGAACAGATCTGGCACGTCGGTCGGATACCGGTCTGTTAA
- a CDS encoding type II toxin-antitoxin system HicA family toxin produces MSNKHLHLLQAIYHEPPSANIHWREIESLLLHLGASVESAHGARFRVLLNRMELFVHQPHNNSTCPKHEIKQIREFLARAGVTLSSYEARQKPA; encoded by the coding sequence ATGAGCAACAAGCACCTGCACCTGCTCCAGGCCATCTATCATGAGCCGCCCAGCGCAAACATCCACTGGCGCGAAATCGAATCATTGCTGCTGCATCTTGGTGCCAGCGTCGAATCGGCGCACGGTGCGCGGTTCCGCGTTTTGTTGAACCGGATGGAACTATTTGTCCATCAGCCGCACAACAACTCGACCTGCCCAAAACACGAAATCAAGCAGATCCGTGAGTTCCTGGCGCGGGCCGGCGTCACCCTGTCGTCGTACGAAGCCCGGCAGAAACCGGCCTGA